The Vibrio kanaloae genome has a window encoding:
- the nagA gene encoding N-acetylglucosamine-6-phosphate deacetylase, with amino-acid sequence MYALSNCKIYTGSDVLTDHAVVIENELIKKVCPISEIPEGIEIRDLNGANLSPGFIDLQLNGCGGVMLNDEITADTMQIMHKANLQSGCTSFLPTLITSSDEDMRAVITAAREYHNQYQNQSLGLHLEGPYLNVAKKGIHNVDHIRKSDSDMIELICENSDLVAKVTLAPELNDPEHIERLHKAGVVVSIGHTNATYAEARQGFESGITFATHLFNAMTPMVGREPGVVGAIYDTPEVYAGIIADGFHVDYANIRIAHKIKGEKLVLVTDATAPAGANMEYFIFVGKKVYYRDGKCVDENGTLGGSALTMIEAVQNTVEHAGIALDEALRMATLYPATAIGVESKLGRIKKGMVANLAVFDRDFNVKATVVNGQYEHN; translated from the coding sequence ATGTACGCGCTAAGTAACTGTAAAATTTACACAGGTAGTGATGTTCTCACTGATCATGCTGTTGTAATCGAAAACGAACTAATCAAAAAAGTCTGTCCAATCTCTGAAATTCCAGAAGGCATTGAGATTCGCGACCTAAATGGTGCGAACCTAAGCCCGGGTTTCATTGACCTACAACTGAACGGTTGTGGCGGTGTAATGCTGAACGATGAGATCACTGCTGACACAATGCAGATCATGCACAAAGCAAACCTGCAATCCGGTTGTACTAGCTTCCTTCCAACGCTAATCACTTCATCAGATGAAGACATGCGCGCCGTTATCACGGCAGCTCGCGAGTACCACAACCAATACCAAAACCAATCTTTAGGCTTGCACCTTGAAGGTCCGTACCTAAACGTTGCTAAGAAAGGCATCCACAACGTAGATCACATTCGTAAATCCGATAGCGATATGATTGAGCTTATCTGTGAGAACAGCGACCTTGTTGCAAAAGTAACACTAGCTCCCGAGCTTAACGACCCTGAACATATCGAGCGTCTACACAAAGCTGGCGTAGTAGTTTCTATAGGTCACACCAACGCAACTTACGCAGAAGCGCGTCAAGGTTTTGAATCAGGTATTACCTTCGCCACTCACCTATTCAACGCAATGACTCCGATGGTTGGTCGTGAACCAGGCGTTGTTGGTGCGATTTACGATACCCCTGAGGTTTACGCCGGTATTATTGCTGACGGCTTCCACGTTGATTACGCTAACATCCGAATTGCGCATAAAATCAAGGGAGAAAAGTTGGTATTAGTGACGGATGCCACAGCTCCTGCAGGTGCTAACATGGAATACTTTATTTTTGTCGGTAAGAAAGTATATTACCGTGATGGTAAGTGTGTTGATGAAAACGGCACACTGGGCGGCTCAGCTCTGACTATGATTGAAGCAGTTCAGAATACAGTTGAGCACGCTGGTATCGCTTTAGACGAAGCTCTCCGCATGGCTACGCTATACCCAGCTACAGCTATTGGTGTAGAAAGTAAGCTAGGTCGAATCAAAAAAGGCATGGTCGCAAACCTCGCTGTATTTGACCGAGACTTTAACGTTAAAGCGACTGTTGTTAACGGACAATACGAGCATAATTAA
- the nagE gene encoding N-acetylglucosamine-specific PTS transporter subunit IIBC, whose protein sequence is MLPIATLPIAALLLRLGQGDLLDIPFMAQAGGAIFGNLPLLFGLGIAIGLSKDGNGAAGLAGAVAYFVLTATATTINADVNMSFFGGIFAGIIAGHSYNAFHATRLPEWLAFFAGKRLVPIMAGLFALVAGAVSGVVWPGVQSGLDTLAHAVSTSGAIGQFVYGTLNRALIPVGLHHVLNSYFWFGMGTCQEIIVAGQGAFANITQLCVDPALAKTLVVGQEHTFTFANSVTPEITTVVKEVTETVKSGDLHRFFGGDKGAGVFMNGFFPVMMFGLPGAALAMYLAAPAEKRSQVGGALFSVAFCSFLTGITEPLEFMFVFLAPALYAMHAVFTGLSLVVANMFGTLHGFGFSAGLIDFVLNWGLATKPFVLLLIGLGFGALYFFTFSFAIRAFNLKSPGREDDDEAVAAPVGDAPKGDLARQYLKALGGHDNLTSIDACITRLRLTLKDRSVADEVVLKKLGAKGVVKLGENNLQVILGPLAEIVAGEMKAIGAGEDLSDVKLP, encoded by the coding sequence ATGCTACCTATCGCAACGCTTCCGATTGCGGCGCTTCTATTACGTTTAGGTCAAGGCGATCTACTTGATATTCCATTTATGGCTCAAGCTGGTGGCGCTATCTTCGGTAACCTACCATTGCTATTTGGTCTAGGTATCGCAATTGGTCTTTCTAAAGACGGTAACGGTGCTGCAGGTCTTGCTGGCGCTGTGGCTTATTTTGTACTAACAGCGACAGCAACGACAATTAACGCAGACGTTAACATGTCATTCTTTGGCGGTATCTTCGCGGGTATCATCGCAGGTCACTCTTACAATGCTTTTCATGCGACACGTCTTCCTGAGTGGCTGGCATTCTTTGCGGGTAAACGTTTAGTTCCGATTATGGCTGGTCTATTTGCACTTGTTGCTGGTGCTGTATCTGGTGTGGTTTGGCCTGGAGTTCAATCCGGTTTAGATACGCTAGCTCATGCTGTCTCAACGTCTGGCGCTATCGGCCAATTCGTTTATGGTACGCTTAACCGTGCACTTATCCCTGTAGGTCTACACCACGTATTGAACTCATACTTCTGGTTTGGTATGGGTACATGTCAAGAAATCATCGTTGCTGGTCAAGGCGCATTCGCTAACATCACTCAACTTTGTGTTGACCCAGCGCTTGCTAAAACTCTAGTTGTTGGCCAAGAGCACACATTCACATTCGCTAACTCTGTAACTCCAGAAATCACTACTGTAGTTAAAGAAGTGACTGAAACTGTTAAATCTGGCGACCTACACCGTTTCTTCGGCGGCGATAAAGGCGCTGGCGTATTCATGAACGGTTTCTTCCCAGTAATGATGTTCGGTCTACCAGGTGCAGCACTTGCAATGTACCTAGCTGCTCCTGCTGAAAAGCGTAGCCAAGTTGGTGGTGCACTGTTCTCAGTTGCATTCTGTTCATTCCTAACAGGTATCACAGAGCCGCTAGAATTCATGTTCGTATTCCTTGCTCCTGCTCTATACGCAATGCACGCTGTATTTACAGGTCTGTCTCTAGTCGTTGCTAACATGTTTGGTACTCTGCACGGTTTCGGTTTCTCTGCTGGTCTTATCGACTTCGTATTGAACTGGGGTCTAGCAACTAAACCATTCGTACTACTACTAATCGGTCTTGGCTTCGGTGCTCTATACTTCTTCACTTTCTCTTTCGCAATCCGCGCTTTCAACTTGAAATCGCCAGGTCGTGAAGATGATGACGAAGCTGTTGCTGCTCCTGTTGGCGATGCACCAAAGGGCGACCTTGCACGTCAATACCTGAAAGCTCTAGGTGGTCACGACAACCTAACTTCAATCGACGCTTGTATCACTCGTCTACGTCTAACTCTTAAAGACCGCTCTGTTGCAGATGAAGTTGTTCTTAAGAAACTAGGTGCTAAAGGTGTGGTTAAACTAGGTGAAAATAACCTACAGGTTATCCTAGGCCCACTAGCTGAAATCGTAGCTGGCGAAATGAAAGCTATCGGTGCAGGCGAAGACCTATCTGATGTAAAACTTCCATAG
- a CDS encoding peptide MFS transporter, with the protein MPSNHNIFGHPRGLFLLFSTELWERFSYYAMRAILVLFLTDTTINGGLSWSTKDALDLYGIYTGLVYITPLIGGWIADNYLGQRKSILIGGLLMALGQFTLALPNGFIGLDQVNALYLGLALLISGNGMFKPNISTMVGDLYREGDNRRDGAFTIFYMGINLGALLGGLISGVAVDSFGWKAGFLAAGIGMIISLIMQVTMAQSWLGNIGSVPAAARAKALNKSKEKDPLTKEEFDRLKVILIMGLFVIVFWAGFEQAGGLMNIYTQQYTDRMIGGFEVPAAWFQSLNPFFIITLAPFIAAFWVKLGKREPNSPVKFAMALFFLALGFVCMMGAVMEQGGDLAVKTSMLWLVGAFFFHTLGELCLSPIGLSLVTKLAPLRLASLMMGAWFGFNAVANYVAGLVGSHVGEFGAMAIFSGIAITATASGILLLLCAGKLVSWMHGVETNMTLDTESKADQSAETSVA; encoded by the coding sequence ATGCCAAGCAATCACAATATCTTTGGCCATCCTAGAGGCCTATTCCTACTTTTTAGCACAGAATTATGGGAACGTTTTTCCTATTACGCAATGCGTGCAATTCTGGTTTTATTTTTAACCGACACCACTATTAACGGTGGGCTCAGTTGGTCAACGAAAGACGCACTTGATCTCTACGGTATTTATACTGGCTTAGTCTACATTACACCCTTAATCGGTGGCTGGATTGCAGATAATTACTTAGGACAACGTAAATCGATCCTGATTGGCGGTTTATTAATGGCGCTAGGCCAATTTACACTTGCTCTACCCAATGGCTTTATTGGCTTAGACCAAGTAAATGCTCTTTACCTCGGTTTAGCTCTGCTTATCAGTGGTAACGGTATGTTTAAACCAAACATCTCGACCATGGTTGGTGACTTGTACCGAGAAGGCGACAACCGACGTGATGGTGCTTTCACTATTTTCTATATGGGCATCAACTTAGGCGCACTGCTTGGTGGATTAATTTCGGGTGTTGCAGTCGACTCTTTCGGCTGGAAAGCCGGCTTCCTAGCCGCTGGCATTGGTATGATTATTAGTTTGATCATGCAAGTGACTATGGCTCAATCATGGTTAGGTAACATAGGTTCAGTGCCTGCTGCAGCTCGAGCAAAAGCCTTAAACAAATCTAAAGAAAAAGATCCACTAACCAAAGAAGAATTTGACAGACTAAAAGTGATTTTAATTATGGGTCTGTTCGTGATCGTTTTCTGGGCTGGCTTTGAACAAGCAGGTGGTCTGATGAACATCTACACGCAACAATATACTGACCGTATGATTGGTGGTTTTGAAGTACCTGCCGCGTGGTTCCAGTCCCTAAACCCATTCTTCATCATTACTCTTGCGCCATTCATTGCCGCATTTTGGGTTAAGCTTGGTAAGCGTGAACCAAACTCCCCGGTGAAGTTTGCTATGGCTTTGTTCTTCTTAGCTTTGGGTTTCGTGTGCATGATGGGCGCGGTAATGGAACAAGGTGGTGACCTAGCAGTGAAAACATCAATGTTATGGTTGGTGGGTGCTTTCTTCTTCCATACCCTTGGTGAACTTTGTCTATCGCCCATTGGCCTGTCGTTGGTCACTAAGCTAGCCCCGCTTCGTTTAGCCTCTCTGATGATGGGCGCTTGGTTTGGCTTCAACGCGGTGGCAAACTACGTAGCAGGTCTGGTTGGTTCTCATGTAGGCGAGTTTGGTGCTATGGCAATCTTCAGTGGTATAGCGATTACCGCAACGGCTAGTGGCATATTATTGCTGCTTTGTGCTGGTAAACTTGTGTCATGGATGCATGGCGTAGAAACCAACATGACGCTTGACACAGAATCAAAAGCAGATCAGTCAGCAGAAACATCTGTCGCTTAA
- the nagC gene encoding DNA-binding transcriptional regulator NagC has protein sequence MNGGQIGNVDLVKQLNSAAVYRLIDQQGPISRIQVADVSQLAPASVTKITRQLLERGLIKEVAQQASTGGRRAISLTTEVEPFHSIAVRLGRDYIQVSLHDLGGRELAFQQQDLDYSDQSDLTQGLLNNLKTFIAEHQPKIDQLIAIGITLPGLVNPTTGVVEYMPNTDIDNLALSDIIRDTFHVACFVGNDVRGMALAEHYFGASKDSQDSILVSVHRGTGAGIIVNGQVFLGHNRNVGEIGHIQIDPLGEQCQCGNFGCLETVAANPAIIERVQKLIKQGYKSSLTELEHITIQDVCDHAINGDELAKQSLVRVGNQLGKAIAMTINLFNPQKVIIAGDITKAQEVVFPAIKRNVENQSLTTFHSGLPIVASQIDKHPTMGAFAMIKRAMLNGVLLQKLLED, from the coding sequence ATGAATGGCGGACAAATAGGTAACGTAGACTTAGTTAAACAACTAAACAGTGCAGCGGTATATCGACTAATAGACCAACAAGGGCCTATCAGTCGTATACAAGTGGCAGATGTAAGCCAACTCGCACCGGCAAGTGTTACAAAAATTACCCGCCAACTTTTAGAACGCGGCCTAATTAAAGAGGTAGCGCAACAAGCGTCTACTGGCGGTAGGCGCGCTATTTCTCTAACTACAGAAGTAGAACCTTTTCATTCCATTGCTGTACGCTTAGGGCGAGACTACATTCAAGTGAGCCTTCATGATCTAGGTGGTCGTGAATTGGCTTTTCAGCAGCAAGACCTTGATTATTCAGATCAATCAGACCTGACCCAAGGTTTGCTCAATAATTTGAAGACTTTCATTGCAGAACATCAACCAAAGATCGACCAACTGATTGCCATTGGTATCACTCTTCCTGGCTTGGTGAACCCTACGACAGGCGTCGTTGAGTATATGCCAAACACGGATATCGATAACCTAGCATTGAGCGACATTATTCGCGACACATTCCATGTGGCTTGCTTTGTTGGCAATGACGTTAGAGGGATGGCGCTTGCCGAACACTATTTCGGTGCAAGTAAAGACAGCCAAGATTCGATCTTAGTGAGCGTTCACCGTGGTACTGGAGCTGGCATTATCGTTAATGGCCAAGTCTTCCTTGGCCACAATCGTAACGTTGGGGAAATTGGCCATATCCAAATTGATCCCCTAGGTGAACAGTGTCAGTGTGGTAATTTCGGTTGTCTTGAAACAGTAGCTGCGAACCCTGCGATTATTGAACGAGTACAGAAACTGATTAAGCAAGGCTATAAGTCTTCTTTAACAGAACTTGAACATATTACTATTCAAGATGTTTGTGACCATGCTATCAACGGTGACGAACTGGCCAAGCAGAGCTTAGTTCGCGTAGGGAACCAATTAGGTAAGGCTATCGCAATGACGATTAACTTATTTAACCCTCAAAAAGTGATCATTGCCGGTGACATTACGAAGGCACAAGAGGTTGTTTTCCCTGCAATTAAGCGCAATGTAGAGAATCAGTCTTTAACGACTTTCCATAGCGGCTTACCTATTGTAGCATCGCAGATCGACAAACATCCTACGATGGGAGCTTTTGCCATGATTAAGCGCGCTATGCTCAACGGCGTGTTACTTCAAAAGCTACTCGAAGACTAA
- the hemH gene encoding ferrochelatase has protein sequence MENNKKQGVLLVNLGTPDSATPAGVRRFLSEFLHDKRVVNLTRWLWCPILHGVILPIRAPKVAKLYQSVWMDEGSPLLVYSQRQAKKLQKKLKMPVALGMTYGNPSLKSGVEQLMEQGVEDIIVLPLYPQYSGTTTAAVSDGLTKAFKQMPVIPSYRFIRDYYAHPSYAKALAESVRSHWEKNGRADHLVCSFHGIPKRLADEGDIYPQHCEATTKLLAEELGLSEEDITMTYQSRFGREEWLKPYTDETLELLPSKGIKSIDIMAPAFSVDCLETLEEISDQCKDTFIEAGGADFSYIMCLNDRGSHIDMMAELVALHR, from the coding sequence ATGGAAAATAATAAAAAGCAGGGCGTGTTACTGGTGAACTTAGGGACTCCAGATTCGGCGACCCCAGCTGGCGTTCGTCGATTTTTGAGTGAGTTCTTACATGACAAGCGAGTGGTTAACCTAACGCGTTGGCTCTGGTGTCCTATTTTGCACGGGGTGATTTTACCGATTAGAGCGCCGAAAGTGGCTAAGCTATATCAGTCGGTCTGGATGGATGAAGGCTCACCACTGCTTGTGTACTCCCAAAGACAAGCTAAAAAACTCCAGAAAAAACTAAAGATGCCGGTTGCACTGGGTATGACCTATGGCAACCCAAGCCTAAAGTCGGGTGTTGAGCAGCTGATGGAGCAGGGCGTTGAAGATATCATCGTACTGCCTTTATATCCTCAGTACTCTGGAACAACCACAGCGGCTGTTTCTGATGGTTTAACCAAAGCGTTTAAGCAGATGCCAGTAATTCCAAGCTATCGCTTTATTCGTGATTACTACGCGCACCCTAGTTATGCCAAAGCACTGGCTGAAAGCGTTCGCAGTCATTGGGAGAAAAATGGCAGAGCCGATCACTTGGTTTGTTCGTTCCATGGTATTCCTAAGCGCTTAGCTGATGAAGGTGACATCTATCCTCAACATTGTGAGGCGACAACAAAACTGCTTGCTGAAGAGTTAGGCTTATCTGAGGAAGATATCACCATGACATATCAGTCGCGATTTGGTCGAGAAGAGTGGTTGAAGCCTTACACAGATGAAACGCTTGAGTTACTACCAAGTAAGGGCATTAAGAGTATCGATATTATGGCACCGGCGTTCTCAGTAGACTGCTTGGAAACATTGGAAGAAATTTCTGATCAGTGTAAAGATACCTTCATTGAAGCTGGTGGCGCGGACTTTAGTTATATTATGTGCCTTAACGACAGAGGTTCGCACATCGATATGATGGCAGAGCTAGTGGCTCTTCACCGTTAA
- a CDS encoding cation:proton antiporter family protein, whose amino-acid sequence MELILISTAFIAGFIALKCHLPPLVGFLVAGFGLYALGFQTNDTIITLADLGVTLLLFTIGLKLDIKTLLSKEIWAGATIHNLLSTLFFAAALFGFKLLGISSLAAMSMEQIVLLGFALSFSSTVFAVKSLQEKGEMNATYGTLAIGILVMQDIFAVVFLTASTGKIPEWYAIALFALPFLRPLFYKVLDWVGHGEMLVLFGIFFALVIGAGLFELVGMKPDLGALILGMLLAGHPKASELSKSLFNLKELFLICFFLNIGLSEQPTIQGFMLAVLFLLLLPVKGLLYFLVLNRFKFRVRTSLLASLSLFNYSEFGLIVGGLAFKMGWMSGDILVAVAIAVSLSFLIAAPLNRAGHKLYQQSRKWLKEHAAEKLHQRDQLIDPGRAQVLILGMGRIGTGAYDELRSRYGKVSLGVEVREDAAHNHRSHGRNVISGDATDPDFWERILDTANVKLVILAMPHHQGNQTAIEQLKSRNFKGQIAAIAEYPDQLETLKENGVDAAFNIYSEAGSGFARHVCEQLNPNINKI is encoded by the coding sequence ATGGAACTTATATTAATATCCACTGCGTTTATCGCAGGATTTATTGCTTTAAAGTGTCACCTTCCCCCGTTAGTTGGCTTTCTGGTCGCAGGTTTTGGGCTCTATGCTCTAGGCTTTCAAACCAATGACACCATCATTACCTTAGCGGACCTCGGTGTCACGCTACTCCTGTTTACTATTGGCTTAAAGCTCGACATCAAAACCTTACTCTCTAAGGAAATCTGGGCAGGGGCAACAATCCACAATCTTTTATCGACTCTGTTTTTTGCGGCCGCCCTATTTGGTTTTAAGCTCTTAGGTATTTCATCGCTAGCTGCCATGTCGATGGAACAAATCGTTTTACTTGGCTTTGCCCTCTCTTTCTCTAGTACCGTATTCGCAGTTAAGTCCCTGCAAGAGAAAGGAGAAATGAATGCGACCTACGGAACATTAGCGATAGGTATTCTGGTAATGCAGGATATTTTTGCCGTGGTCTTTTTGACAGCATCTACAGGAAAAATTCCAGAGTGGTATGCCATCGCATTATTCGCTCTTCCGTTCTTACGCCCCCTTTTCTACAAAGTACTTGATTGGGTTGGGCACGGTGAAATGTTAGTTCTGTTCGGCATTTTCTTTGCGTTAGTGATAGGCGCCGGCCTGTTCGAGCTTGTTGGCATGAAACCAGATCTAGGTGCCCTTATCCTAGGTATGTTACTAGCAGGCCACCCTAAAGCCTCAGAGCTATCAAAATCACTGTTTAACCTTAAAGAGCTTTTCCTTATTTGCTTCTTCTTGAACATTGGCTTATCCGAGCAACCAACCATTCAAGGATTTATGCTCGCTGTCCTATTCTTATTGTTGCTACCAGTCAAAGGTTTACTTTATTTCTTAGTACTCAACCGCTTTAAGTTCCGTGTTCGAACATCACTCCTCGCTTCTCTATCACTGTTTAACTACAGTGAGTTTGGCCTCATAGTCGGTGGCCTCGCTTTTAAAATGGGTTGGATGTCTGGTGACATCTTAGTGGCTGTGGCTATTGCCGTATCACTTTCGTTCTTAATCGCCGCTCCTCTAAATAGAGCTGGTCACAAACTTTATCAACAATCCAGAAAGTGGCTAAAAGAGCACGCCGCAGAGAAACTTCACCAACGAGACCAACTTATCGACCCTGGTCGTGCTCAAGTGCTTATCCTTGGCATGGGACGAATTGGTACCGGTGCCTACGACGAGCTACGTTCACGCTACGGCAAAGTCAGCTTAGGTGTGGAGGTGCGTGAAGATGCTGCGCACAACCACAGAAGCCACGGAAGAAACGTAATTTCTGGCGACGCAACTGACCCAGACTTTTGGGAACGAATTTTAGATACAGCCAATGTAAAACTGGTGATATTAGCGATGCCTCATCACCAAGGTAATCAAACCGCTATAGAACAATTGAAGTCGCGTAATTTTAAAGGTCAAATTGCAGCGATTGCCGAATATCCGGATCAACTCGAAACATTAAAAGAAAATGGCGTCGATGCGGCATTCAACATTTACAGTGAAGCGGGTAGTGGCTTTGCTCGGCATGTATGTGAACAATTAAACCCAAACATCAATAAAATCTAG
- the adk gene encoding adenylate kinase produces MRIILLGAPGAGKGTQANFIMNKFGIPQISTGDMLRAAIKAGTELGKQAKSVIDAGQLVSDEIILGLIKERIAQDDCEKGFLLDGFPRTIPQADGLKEMGIAVDYVVEFDVADDVIVERMAGRRAHLSSGRTYHTVYNPPKEEGKDDVTGEELVVRDDDKEETVRARLGVYHDQTAPLISYYGKEAEVGNTKYLKFDGTKQVAEVSAELEKALA; encoded by the coding sequence ATGCGCATCATTCTTCTAGGTGCTCCTGGCGCGGGTAAAGGTACTCAAGCTAACTTCATCATGAACAAATTTGGTATCCCTCAAATTTCAACTGGTGACATGCTACGTGCTGCTATCAAAGCGGGTACTGAGCTTGGTAAGCAAGCAAAATCAGTAATCGACGCTGGTCAGCTAGTTTCTGATGAAATTATCCTTGGTCTTATCAAAGAGCGTATCGCTCAAGATGACTGCGAAAAAGGTTTTCTACTAGACGGCTTTCCACGCACAATCCCACAAGCTGATGGCCTAAAAGAAATGGGTATTGCTGTTGATTACGTTGTTGAATTTGACGTAGCTGACGATGTGATTGTTGAGCGTATGGCTGGTCGTCGTGCTCACCTTTCTTCAGGTCGTACATATCACACTGTGTACAACCCGCCTAAAGAAGAGGGCAAAGATGACGTAACTGGCGAAGAGCTAGTGGTACGTGATGACGACAAAGAAGAAACAGTTCGTGCACGTCTAGGTGTATACCACGATCAAACAGCGCCGCTTATTTCTTACTACGGTAAAGAAGCGGAAGTCGGCAACACTAAGTACCTTAAATTCGACGGTACTAAGCAAGTTGCTGAAGTTAGTGCAGAACTTGAGAAAGCACTAGCATAA
- the asnB gene encoding asparagine synthase B encodes MCSVFGILDIKSDAAALRPIALEMSKKLRHRGPDWSGIYAGEKAILAHERLAIVGLNSGAQPLYSQDKKHILAVNGEIYNHKELRARYEDKYQFQTDSDCEVILALYQEMGAELLEELNGIFAFVLYDEDKDEYLVGRDHIGIIPLYQGYDEHGNYYVASEMKALVPVCKTISEFPPGSFYSSKDAEPQRYYIRDWNEYAAVQGNSTSKEELTEALEAAVKRQLMTDVPYGVLLSGGLDSSITSAVAKRFAAMRIEDDEQSEAWWPQLHSFAVGLEGAPDLIAAREVADKIGTVHHEMTYTIQEGLDAIRDVIYHIETYDVTTIRASTPMYLLARKIKAMGIKMVLSGEGADEIFGGYLYFHKAPNAKEFHEETVRKLLALSMFDCARANKSLAAWGVEGRVPFLDKEFIDVAMRLNPEDKMCGNGKMEKHILRECFEDYLPDSIAWRQKEQFSDGVGYDWIDTLKATAEAKVTDQQMEAAKFRFPYNTPTTKEGYAYREIFEELFPLDSAAECVPGGPSVACSSAKAIEWDESFKNCVDPSGRAVQTVHNDAYNA; translated from the coding sequence ATGTGTTCAGTATTTGGCATTCTCGACATTAAAAGTGATGCCGCAGCACTTCGCCCTATTGCTTTAGAAATGTCTAAAAAGCTTCGTCACCGCGGCCCTGATTGGTCTGGCATCTATGCTGGTGAGAAAGCCATCCTCGCTCACGAGCGTTTAGCTATCGTTGGCCTTAACAGTGGTGCCCAGCCGCTATACAGCCAAGACAAAAAGCACATTCTTGCAGTAAACGGTGAAATCTATAACCACAAAGAACTTCGCGCACGCTATGAAGACAAGTACCAGTTTCAGACGGATTCTGACTGTGAAGTGATTCTTGCCCTATACCAAGAAATGGGCGCAGAGCTATTAGAAGAACTTAACGGTATTTTTGCGTTCGTATTGTATGACGAAGACAAAGACGAGTACCTAGTGGGTCGTGACCACATCGGAATCATCCCGCTTTATCAAGGCTATGATGAGCACGGTAACTACTACGTCGCTTCTGAAATGAAAGCGCTAGTACCTGTATGTAAGACGATCAGTGAGTTCCCCCCTGGTAGCTTCTACTCTTCAAAAGATGCAGAGCCTCAACGCTACTACATTCGCGATTGGAACGAATATGCTGCCGTTCAAGGTAACAGCACAAGCAAAGAAGAACTGACTGAGGCATTAGAAGCTGCTGTTAAGCGTCAACTAATGACTGATGTTCCCTACGGTGTACTTCTATCTGGTGGTCTTGATTCATCAATCACTTCAGCAGTCGCTAAACGTTTTGCTGCCATGCGTATCGAGGATGATGAGCAATCTGAAGCTTGGTGGCCACAGCTGCACTCATTCGCAGTTGGCCTAGAAGGCGCACCAGATCTTATCGCTGCTCGTGAAGTTGCGGACAAAATCGGGACTGTACACCATGAGATGACTTACACCATTCAGGAAGGCTTAGATGCCATCCGTGATGTTATCTATCACATCGAAACTTATGATGTAACGACGATTCGTGCATCAACGCCAATGTACTTGCTTGCTCGCAAGATAAAAGCAATGGGCATCAAAATGGTACTGTCTGGTGAAGGTGCTGATGAGATCTTTGGTGGTTATCTGTACTTCCATAAAGCGCCAAACGCGAAAGAATTCCACGAAGAAACCGTTCGTAAACTGCTTGCTCTAAGCATGTTCGATTGTGCTCGTGCAAACAAATCGCTAGCGGCATGGGGTGTTGAAGGCCGAGTACCATTCTTGGATAAAGAGTTCATCGATGTCGCAATGCGTCTGAACCCTGAAGATAAGATGTGTGGTAACGGTAAGATGGAAAAACACATCCTACGTGAGTGTTTCGAGGACTACCTTCCAGACTCAATCGCTTGGCGTCAAAAAGAACAGTTTTCTGATGGTGTAGGCTACGATTGGATTGATACGTTGAAAGCAACAGCTGAAGCGAAAGTCACGGATCAACAAATGGAAGCTGCTAAGTTTCGCTTCCCTTACAACACGCCAACAACTAAAGAAGGTTACGCTTACCGCGAAATCTTTGAAGAGTTATTCCCTCTAGATTCAGCGGCAGAATGTGTACCCGGCGGCCCTTCAGTCGCTTGTTCATCAGCGAAAGCGATTGAGTGGGATGAGTCATTCAAAAACTGTGTCGACCCATCAGGCCGTGCAGTTCAAACCGTTCACAACGATGCTTACAACGCTTAA
- the rfaH gene encoding transcription/translation regulatory transformer protein RfaH → MKRWYLVYCKRGDQKRAQQHLENQGVECFYPQIEVEKSVRGKEKRVKEPLFPSYIFVRFDYEQGPSFTTVRSTRGVVDFIKFGARPHEVQGDLVFELKEFEKCCSNEVEDCCVEFESGQVVKIQSGQFAGVEAIFDQKDGEARSIMLVKMISQVVPISIENEALQAHA, encoded by the coding sequence ATGAAACGTTGGTATTTAGTCTACTGTAAGCGTGGTGATCAAAAACGCGCACAGCAGCACTTGGAAAATCAGGGGGTAGAGTGCTTTTATCCCCAAATCGAAGTTGAAAAGTCAGTTCGAGGAAAAGAAAAACGGGTCAAAGAACCGTTATTCCCTTCTTATATATTTGTCCGCTTCGACTATGAGCAAGGTCCTAGCTTCACAACCGTTCGTTCAACCCGTGGTGTTGTGGACTTTATTAAGTTTGGTGCAAGGCCACATGAGGTCCAAGGAGACTTGGTGTTTGAGCTCAAAGAGTTTGAGAAGTGCTGCAGTAACGAAGTGGAAGACTGTTGTGTTGAGTTTGAATCTGGGCAGGTAGTTAAGATTCAGAGTGGCCAGTTTGCTGGGGTTGAAGCTATTTTCGATCAGAAAGACGGTGAAGCTCGCTCTATTATGCTGGTAAAAATGATCAGCCAAGTGGTTCCAATCAGTATTGAGAACGAAGCACTACAAGCTCACGCATAA